In the Carboxydothermus hydrogenoformans Z-2901 genome, one interval contains:
- a CDS encoding DMT family transporter, which translates to MGDNERIKGLVLAILATSLWGINGTVTRYLLINNLDPVVLVQIRLTVSALLLFILLFILKINVKISRDDIISLLILGIFGLSLVQMTYFYTISLTNVATAVFLQYLSPVFVALYGVFFKAEEITGSKLTAIGMSLLGSFLIVTQNGEIQLPFMGLLSGLLSALSQSFYIIYGKKVLNRFSPITVLAYGWLFGAVFWWLLIPPNKALMHQVFTLRDVFGISYVIIFATVIPFLLYFESLKYLNSTTMSVVSLVEPVVAVIVAYLVLGEKLTPLSTLGAVLILFAIYKITRS; encoded by the coding sequence GTGGGGGATAACGAACGAATAAAGGGATTGGTTTTGGCGATTTTGGCTACTTCTTTGTGGGGTATAAACGGTACCGTTACCCGCTACTTATTGATTAACAATTTAGATCCGGTGGTTTTGGTACAGATAAGACTTACCGTAAGCGCTCTTTTGCTGTTTATTTTGCTTTTTATTTTAAAAATCAATGTGAAAATTAGTAGAGATGATATAATCTCCTTACTTATCTTAGGGATTTTTGGCTTATCGCTGGTGCAAATGACGTATTTTTATACCATAAGCTTGACTAATGTAGCAACAGCGGTCTTTTTACAGTATCTGTCACCGGTATTTGTAGCCCTTTACGGTGTCTTTTTTAAAGCAGAAGAAATTACCGGAAGCAAACTTACCGCTATTGGTATGTCGCTCTTAGGAAGTTTTCTGATAGTAACCCAGAATGGTGAGATACAACTACCTTTTATGGGATTACTTTCGGGTTTGCTATCGGCTTTATCCCAAAGCTTTTATATTATTTACGGAAAAAAAGTTTTAAACCGCTTTAGTCCTATAACGGTATTGGCATACGGCTGGCTTTTTGGAGCAGTTTTTTGGTGGCTTTTAATTCCCCCAAACAAAGCTTTAATGCACCAGGTTTTTACCTTAAGAGATGTTTTTGGAATATCGTATGTAATTATTTTTGCAACCGTTATTCCCTTTTTATTGTATTTTGAAAGCCTGAAGTATTTAAACTCCACTACCATGAGTGTGGTAAGTCTGGTTGAACCGGTGGTAGCGGTAATAGTGGCTTATCTTGTTTTAGGGGAAAAGTTAACGCCACTTTCCACCCTTGGTGCTGTTTTAATTTTGTTTGCCATTTATAAAATTACCAGAAGTTAA
- the mgsA gene encoding methylglyoxal synthase produces the protein MKVALIAHDDKKDDLLAFVKTHREFFARHELFATGTTGKIISENTGLTVHRFLSGPLGGDQQIGAMVAAGEIKLVIFFRDPLTAQPHEPDITALLRVCDVHNVPIATNWSSAELFLRALN, from the coding sequence ATGAAAGTTGCTTTAATAGCCCACGACGATAAAAAGGATGATCTTCTTGCTTTTGTAAAAACTCACCGGGAGTTTTTTGCCCGCCATGAACTTTTTGCCACCGGAACGACAGGGAAAATTATTTCAGAAAATACGGGGCTGACGGTCCACCGTTTTTTGTCCGGGCCCCTTGGGGGAGATCAACAAATTGGAGCTATGGTAGCGGCGGGAGAGATTAAACTGGTAATTTTCTTTCGCGATCCCTTAACGGCTCAACCTCATGAGCCGGATATAACAGCTCTTTTACGGGTATGTGACGTTCATAATGTGCCAATTGCCACCAACTGGAGCAGTGCCGAATTGTTTTTACGAGCCTTAAATTAA
- a CDS encoding arginase family protein, producing the protein MGLIFKDVGVIDLDGSVTLQENLLLKFKPKIISLPPESNLKIVTSLENYQAVCQKLSNTVYGVNFCGLGEFHHLAYYLIKRVPVQEVAVVVFDNHPDLLPTFPGYISCGSWLLNVAELKKVVQIIVVGVTEISGLKSAPPTSVREKIILFLPQTQKKKIKKATIPVRYYDENNLLTEIHKSLKVKDIYISIDKDVLHPLDAVTTWEQGELRLNQLLSALAMLKEKYKIWGIDICGEYGSELLKIQRIGERWATSQNERANLEILEILLGE; encoded by the coding sequence ATGGGTTTGATTTTTAAAGATGTAGGGGTTATTGACCTGGACGGAAGCGTTACGCTCCAGGAAAACCTTTTACTAAAATTCAAACCCAAAATTATCAGTTTACCCCCGGAAAGTAACTTAAAAATTGTGACAAGTCTCGAAAATTACCAGGCGGTCTGTCAAAAACTCAGCAATACCGTTTATGGCGTGAATTTTTGCGGCCTGGGGGAATTTCACCACCTTGCCTATTACTTAATTAAAAGAGTTCCGGTTCAGGAAGTAGCGGTAGTGGTTTTTGACAACCATCCAGATTTACTGCCTACTTTTCCCGGATATATTTCTTGCGGTTCCTGGCTTTTAAATGTTGCTGAGTTAAAAAAGGTTGTGCAAATAATAGTAGTAGGAGTTACAGAAATTTCGGGTTTAAAAAGCGCTCCGCCTACCTCGGTTAGAGAAAAAATTATCCTTTTTCTTCCCCAAACTCAGAAGAAGAAAATTAAAAAAGCGACAATTCCGGTAAGATACTACGATGAAAACAATCTCTTGACGGAAATCCATAAAAGCTTAAAAGTTAAGGATATTTATATAAGTATAGACAAAGATGTCCTTCACCCTCTTGATGCGGTTACCACCTGGGAGCAGGGAGAATTAAGATTAAACCAGTTACTTTCTGCGTTAGCGATGTTGAAAGAAAAATATAAAATTTGGGGCATTGACATTTGTGGAGAATACGGAAGCGAACTTCTTAAAATTCAGCGGATAGGGGAGAGGTGGGCTACATCGCAAAACGAAAGGGCAAACCTTGAAATATTAGAGATTTTACTGGGAGAATAA
- the aroH gene encoding chorismate mutase — protein METLEVVKGIRGAITVPENSPEAIERQTKKLLAEIMSKNSLQKEKIISIFFTATPDLNAQFPATAARKAGLTEIPLLCAQEMDVPGSLEKVIRVLILTYLPENQKVQHLYLEGAKVLRPDW, from the coding sequence GTGGAAACCTTGGAAGTAGTAAAAGGCATTCGCGGGGCAATAACCGTTCCGGAAAATTCGCCAGAGGCTATTGAACGCCAAACAAAAAAATTGTTGGCCGAAATAATGTCGAAAAATAGTCTTCAAAAGGAAAAAATTATCTCCATTTTTTTTACTGCCACTCCCGATTTAAACGCCCAATTTCCAGCTACTGCGGCACGCAAAGCCGGTCTTACAGAGATACCCCTGCTTTGTGCTCAGGAAATGGACGTACCGGGAAGCTTAGAGAAAGTAATCCGTGTTCTCATCCTTACTTATCTACCCGAAAACCAGAAGGTTCAGCACCTTTACCTCGAAGGAGCGAAAGTTTTACGCCCGGACTGGTAA
- a CDS encoding prephenate dehydrogenase has protein sequence MMEMKIGIVGLGLIGGSLARAFSYLGYQVYGIDTNSQYVELAYREKVIVNNHSDLNLLTSCDVVFLATPPETTLQLIPALNFLKPETIITDTVSIKGEIMQTAREKLNNAKNFIGGHPLTGMERGGYQAGHRFLFENSYYFLIPGPDAPEDTVTKLKGLLEKIGALVIVSDVTTHDRITAQLSHLPHAIAYSLCRMCQKEEDNELLLKLAAGGFRDLTRIAASSPELWSEILLYNREEVAKSIDLFIGELLTLKNLLMAGNKNEISAFLKEGQEFRTNLNQNGKGYLLPLYDLTANIPDRPGMLAKVTGLLARFNINIKDIEILKAREGDGGVLKLSFATFEERQKAFSLLEKEGYRPVLR, from the coding sequence ATGATGGAAATGAAAATCGGCATCGTAGGGCTTGGCCTAATAGGCGGCAGCCTTGCTCGGGCTTTTAGCTACCTCGGTTACCAGGTTTACGGTATCGATACAAATTCGCAGTATGTTGAACTTGCTTACAGGGAAAAAGTAATTGTTAATAACCATTCCGATTTAAATCTCCTGACTTCCTGCGATGTCGTTTTTTTGGCAACTCCGCCTGAAACAACATTGCAGCTCATACCGGCTTTAAATTTTTTAAAGCCCGAGACCATAATTACCGATACCGTTAGCATTAAAGGAGAAATTATGCAAACTGCCCGGGAAAAATTAAATAATGCTAAAAATTTTATCGGCGGTCATCCTTTAACGGGAATGGAAAGAGGAGGTTATCAGGCCGGTCACCGTTTCCTTTTTGAAAACAGCTACTATTTTTTAATTCCCGGTCCGGACGCGCCCGAGGATACGGTCACCAAGCTCAAAGGGCTTTTGGAGAAAATAGGAGCTCTGGTAATTGTCAGCGATGTTACAACCCACGACCGGATAACCGCCCAATTAAGCCATTTGCCTCATGCCATTGCTTATTCGTTATGCCGGATGTGCCAAAAGGAAGAAGACAACGAATTGTTATTGAAACTTGCTGCCGGAGGCTTTCGGGACCTCACGCGCATCGCGGCCTCAAGCCCCGAACTATGGAGCGAAATCTTATTATACAACCGTGAAGAAGTGGCCAAAAGTATCGATTTATTTATTGGGGAGCTTCTTACTCTTAAAAATTTACTTATGGCGGGAAATAAAAACGAGATCAGCGCTTTTTTAAAAGAAGGCCAGGAATTCCGGACAAATTTAAACCAAAATGGCAAGGGCTATCTTTTACCCCTTTATGACCTTACCGCCAATATTCCCGATCGCCCGGGAATGCTCGCTAAAGTAACCGGGCTATTAGCCCGCTTTAACATAAACATTAAAGATATAGAAATATTAAAAGCCCGGGAGGGCGACGGAGGAGTCTTAAAGCTTTCCTTTGCTACCTTTGAAGAACGGCAAAAAGCTTTTTCCCTTTTAGAAAAAGAAGGGTATAGGCCGGTTTTACGTTAA
- a CDS encoding bifunctional 3-deoxy-7-phosphoheptulonate synthase/chorismate mutase, with translation MIVVFKKSATREQIEAVRKKLLASGFTPHLSEGVERTIIGIIGDKRNLADLNLELMPGVDTLVPILKPYKLASKEFREKTEINIKGETIGSGNFTIIAGPCAVESRESLKAVAQFLKDKGIKFLRGGTFKPRTSPYSFQGLGEEGVIILQEIGQEYGLITVTEVLEAKDVEFVAERIDILQVGARNMQNFALLKELSQVENPVILKRGLSATIEEWLLAAEYLLSGGNQKVILCERGIRTFETATRNTLDLSAVALVKQLSHLPVIVDPSHATGKRELILPLSRAALALGADGLMIEVHPEPEKALSDGPQSLNFSEFSTLYAELNTLQQVLEGFK, from the coding sequence ATGATTGTGGTTTTTAAAAAATCCGCTACCCGCGAGCAAATTGAGGCCGTTAGAAAGAAACTCTTAGCATCCGGGTTTACCCCCCACCTTTCCGAAGGGGTGGAAAGAACCATTATTGGCATTATCGGCGATAAGAGGAACTTAGCCGATTTAAACCTTGAGTTAATGCCCGGAGTAGATACTTTAGTCCCAATTTTAAAGCCCTATAAACTTGCCAGCAAAGAATTTCGGGAAAAAACGGAAATTAATATTAAGGGGGAAACGATAGGTTCCGGTAATTTTACCATCATCGCGGGTCCCTGTGCTGTAGAGAGTAGAGAAAGTTTAAAAGCAGTAGCTCAATTCTTAAAAGATAAGGGAATTAAGTTTTTACGCGGAGGTACCTTTAAACCCCGAACTTCTCCTTACTCGTTTCAGGGACTGGGTGAGGAAGGCGTAATCATTTTACAGGAAATCGGGCAGGAATACGGTCTCATTACCGTAACGGAAGTGTTAGAAGCCAAAGATGTAGAATTTGTTGCCGAAAGAATCGACATCCTCCAGGTAGGCGCTCGAAACATGCAAAACTTTGCCCTTTTAAAAGAGCTCTCCCAGGTAGAAAATCCCGTAATTTTAAAAAGAGGTTTATCCGCCACTATTGAAGAGTGGCTTTTAGCTGCCGAATACCTCCTGTCCGGCGGAAATCAAAAGGTTATCTTATGCGAACGGGGAATCAGAACTTTCGAAACTGCTACCCGTAACACCCTTGATTTAAGTGCGGTTGCTTTGGTGAAGCAATTATCACACCTCCCGGTAATCGTGGACCCCAGCCACGCCACGGGCAAAAGGGAATTAATTTTACCCTTATCCCGGGCTGCTTTAGCCCTTGGCGCCGATGGCCTGATGATAGAAGTTCATCCAGAACCGGAAAAAGCTTTATCGGATGGCCCTCAGTCTCTTAATTTTTCCGAGTTTTCCACGCTTTATGCCGAGTTAAATACTTTACAACAGGTTCTGGAGGGGTTTAAATGA
- a CDS encoding molybdopterin-dependent oxidoreductase: MNPRKVEEVKKKQGSSSREVEWVPTICNFCSTVCNLKVGVKEVNGKKVAVKIEGNENSPLNRGKACARGQAGFHQTYDKARLTTPLIRVPGSKRGEWNFKPATWEEVYSYIMQKMQEHQIMPWEITMMGGWTSCVFYMPLALGFAIANGIPNIVAAPMQQCVASGHLGTDMVTGNFNVHDEVLADFENARYIIFSMTNSGVAAASTSRLVRLAEAKKRGAKIVVLDPRLSELAAKADEWLPIKPGTDSAFFLAMIHVILRRGLFEREYVVKHTNMPFLMVEHQGMFVPLMEQNEQGYPKAFFVYDEISGEIRKIPGYFNHNYTDVDGKGIRPVLTLPEGVTFNGQKLKTVFELLIEQSAPYTPEWASEETGIPAETIERIAVEFGTIRPAMMDPGWHGARYENVINTRRLQAMLQALVGGIDTVGGWLMSAEYREKIMLAMEKMKAGDEGPVLYLPGIQFPLKASGILFDPNSWYHGHPHYAIAKVMQDKAEGKETIVFPAFSDYGLKEAVEGKLMFNGEPYRIKAIILNASNPIRHYYPESRWQEILTNPNLALVVAIDVLPSDTTLYADVILPNLNYIERDEPFIYGAGPSPDLAYTTRFKAVDGPEQAKGTTDILFEFAIGFGNLEKFMATVAALAGFDHEDIKQEVGKALEGKQTFTRAMRNVSFKHYAKMLKTTPEKLEKEMREKGVILVETKEHLMEDGTLLKHLPVPTMSGRLEFYSYLMAGFVQMYGYQKNWDPGLVYIPPETKDVKLAANEFHFIYGKVPTVSYASTNSNNPLLMALSKVKGGKFLGVWVNRKKGKSLNLKDGDVVVLENAQNPEYSAKAVVFLTEMIRPDTVFISSSFGTKNPLLENAAGMGIPLNNLVPYKVEPFVTGFKSQEFTVRIIK, from the coding sequence ATGAATCCAAGAAAGGTGGAGGAAGTTAAAAAGAAACAGGGATCTTCTTCAAGGGAGGTGGAGTGGGTACCAACAATTTGCAACTTTTGTTCTACCGTCTGCAACCTCAAAGTAGGGGTAAAAGAGGTTAACGGGAAAAAAGTTGCGGTAAAAATTGAGGGAAATGAAAATAGCCCTCTAAACCGGGGTAAAGCCTGTGCCCGGGGACAGGCCGGTTTTCACCAGACCTACGACAAGGCCAGGCTTACTACACCTCTAATTCGGGTTCCAGGAAGTAAACGGGGTGAATGGAATTTTAAGCCCGCCACCTGGGAAGAAGTTTACAGCTACATTATGCAAAAAATGCAGGAACACCAGATTATGCCCTGGGAAATTACCATGATGGGTGGATGGACTTCCTGTGTTTTTTACATGCCTTTAGCTTTGGGCTTTGCCATTGCTAACGGTATCCCCAACATCGTAGCTGCTCCTATGCAGCAGTGTGTAGCCAGCGGTCATTTGGGCACCGATATGGTCACCGGTAACTTTAACGTTCACGATGAAGTTTTAGCGGATTTTGAAAATGCCAGATATATTATCTTTTCTATGACCAATTCCGGAGTTGCTGCTGCTTCCACCAGCCGCCTGGTTCGATTGGCGGAGGCTAAAAAACGCGGGGCAAAAATTGTCGTTTTGGATCCCAGGCTTTCAGAACTGGCGGCTAAAGCTGATGAATGGCTTCCTATCAAACCCGGAACTGACAGCGCCTTTTTCCTGGCTATGATTCACGTTATCCTGCGGCGCGGACTTTTTGAACGGGAATATGTGGTAAAGCATACCAACATGCCGTTTTTAATGGTTGAACATCAGGGGATGTTTGTACCTTTAATGGAGCAAAACGAGCAGGGATACCCCAAAGCCTTTTTTGTTTATGATGAAATTTCCGGGGAAATCCGGAAAATTCCTGGTTACTTTAACCACAATTATACCGATGTTGATGGCAAGGGAATTCGGCCGGTTTTAACCTTACCGGAAGGTGTAACCTTTAACGGCCAGAAATTGAAAACTGTTTTTGAACTTTTAATAGAACAGTCAGCTCCTTATACTCCAGAGTGGGCTTCTGAAGAAACCGGAATACCTGCCGAAACCATTGAGAGAATTGCGGTGGAGTTTGGTACGATTAGACCGGCAATGATGGATCCCGGCTGGCACGGTGCACGCTATGAAAACGTTATTAATACCCGGCGACTTCAGGCGATGCTGCAGGCGTTAGTAGGCGGTATCGATACCGTTGGCGGATGGCTAATGTCTGCCGAATACCGGGAAAAAATCATGCTGGCGATGGAGAAAATGAAAGCCGGGGATGAAGGTCCGGTACTGTACCTTCCGGGAATCCAATTTCCCTTAAAAGCTTCAGGAATCCTTTTTGATCCTAATTCCTGGTATCATGGCCATCCCCATTATGCTATTGCCAAGGTTATGCAGGATAAAGCCGAAGGCAAGGAAACTATCGTTTTCCCCGCTTTTTCCGATTACGGTTTAAAAGAGGCGGTAGAAGGGAAATTAATGTTTAACGGTGAACCGTACCGCATTAAAGCAATTATCTTAAATGCATCCAACCCTATTCGCCATTACTATCCTGAAAGCCGCTGGCAGGAAATTCTGACTAATCCCAATTTGGCCCTTGTGGTGGCTATTGACGTGCTGCCCTCAGATACGACCTTATATGCTGATGTTATTTTACCTAACTTAAACTACATCGAGCGGGATGAGCCGTTTATTTACGGGGCCGGACCATCACCGGATCTCGCTTACACCACCCGGTTTAAAGCGGTAGATGGACCGGAACAGGCTAAAGGTACTACCGATATTTTATTTGAATTTGCTATAGGCTTTGGTAATTTGGAAAAATTCATGGCTACCGTTGCGGCGTTGGCTGGTTTTGACCATGAAGATATCAAGCAGGAAGTGGGCAAGGCTTTGGAAGGAAAACAAACCTTTACCCGGGCCATGCGCAACGTTTCTTTTAAACATTATGCCAAGATGCTAAAAACTACTCCGGAAAAACTCGAAAAGGAAATGCGGGAAAAAGGGGTTATTTTGGTAGAAACCAAGGAGCATTTAATGGAGGATGGAACCCTTTTAAAACACCTGCCGGTTCCCACCATGTCCGGGCGGCTGGAGTTCTACTCCTACTTAATGGCCGGTTTCGTCCAAATGTACGGTTATCAGAAAAACTGGGACCCGGGACTTGTTTATATTCCGCCGGAAACAAAAGATGTAAAACTTGCGGCCAACGAGTTTCATTTTATTTACGGTAAAGTACCAACGGTGTCATATGCTTCTACCAACTCCAATAACCCCCTTTTAATGGCTTTGTCGAAAGTAAAAGGCGGGAAGTTTTTAGGGGTCTGGGTTAACCGGAAAAAAGGTAAGAGTTTAAATTTAAAAGATGGTGATGTGGTGGTACTGGAAAACGCCCAAAATCCGGAGTATTCTGCGAAAGCGGTAGTGTTTTTAACGGAAATGATTAGGCCGGATACCGTATTTATTTCGTCAAGCTTTGGTACCAAAAACCCCCTGTTAGAAAACGCAGCGGGAATGGGTATACCTTTAAATAATTTAGTTCCGTATAAAGTAGAACCTTTTGTGACCGGTTTTAAGTCTCAGGAATTTACCGTTAGGATAATAAAGTAA
- a CDS encoding 4Fe-4S dicluster domain-containing protein, with translation MARYGMVIDLRTCVGCQACSAACATENQTPYWSDKWRTRVLDIEKGEYPNTGRHFVPTICMHCEEPACLTICPSQATFRDENGSILVNYDTCLGCKACMAACPYGARYVYDKNDVAKNREIHGELSQHKVVHIDKCTFCFDRVERGLEPACVSTCPAHARIFGDLDDPHSEVARLVASGIAKPLRPDLNTKPKVFYIY, from the coding sequence ATGGCACGCTACGGAATGGTAATTGACCTTCGAACCTGCGTCGGCTGTCAGGCCTGCAGTGCTGCCTGTGCCACCGAAAATCAGACGCCATACTGGTCCGATAAGTGGCGCACCCGGGTGCTGGATATCGAAAAAGGTGAATATCCCAATACCGGCCGGCATTTTGTACCAACAATTTGTATGCACTGCGAAGAACCGGCTTGTTTAACCATCTGTCCATCTCAGGCAACTTTCCGGGATGAAAACGGCAGCATTCTGGTAAATTATGATACCTGTCTTGGTTGTAAAGCCTGCATGGCGGCCTGCCCCTATGGGGCCAGGTATGTTTACGATAAGAACGATGTTGCCAAAAACCGGGAAATTCACGGGGAACTTTCACAACATAAAGTGGTGCATATTGACAAGTGTACTTTTTGCTTTGACCGGGTAGAAAGAGGCCTGGAACCGGCTTGCGTGTCAACCTGTCCGGCTCATGCTAGGATTTTCGGGGACTTAGATGACCCGCATAGTGAAGTTGCCAGACTGGTGGCATCAGGAATTGCCAAGCCTTTAAGACCGGATTTAAATACCAAACCCAAGGTCTTTTACATTTACTAA
- the nrfD gene encoding NrfD/PsrC family molybdoenzyme membrane anchor subunit: protein MSVENSLPFERQEAYEWPLAVYLLLGGIGGAFISLSFILHYLFSWSPVGNYGMLIGMGLFALAGLTLLFLDLERPLNAIYSLNNIKTSGISWDVVLIALSFGGALLYVLPFYVSIPVLESLRLLFGGIGALAGFLFPVISGGLISAPVSVPLWHTPLLPVLFLINSFGVAFAAIPALFAPGSEILAFIFNLAVFMANLVISGGFIAFYEHAHNGPVEAWYGFQEMWKKFNFQVGFLVVGLLFPLILSGYMFFTGNFLSWGFGALAVAQLIGGFALRNCLLKHGYHTYPWPY from the coding sequence ATGTCGGTGGAAAATAGTCTGCCTTTTGAACGTCAGGAAGCTTATGAATGGCCTTTAGCGGTATACTTGTTGCTGGGAGGTATTGGCGGGGCGTTTATTTCTCTTTCGTTTATTTTGCATTACCTTTTTAGCTGGTCGCCAGTTGGCAATTACGGCATGCTTATTGGGATGGGACTTTTTGCCTTGGCGGGTTTGACCCTTCTTTTTCTTGACTTAGAGCGGCCGCTGAATGCGATATATTCTTTAAATAATATTAAAACCTCCGGGATTTCCTGGGACGTAGTCTTAATTGCTTTAAGTTTTGGCGGTGCATTGTTATACGTTTTGCCGTTTTACGTTTCTATACCGGTCTTGGAAAGCTTACGGCTTTTGTTTGGCGGTATAGGAGCTTTAGCCGGATTCTTATTTCCGGTGATTTCCGGCGGGTTAATTTCTGCTCCGGTATCGGTGCCGCTATGGCATACTCCTCTTTTGCCTGTGCTGTTTTTAATAAATAGTTTTGGAGTTGCTTTTGCAGCGATACCGGCTTTGTTTGCCCCGGGTTCAGAGATTTTAGCGTTTATTTTTAACTTAGCAGTGTTTATGGCAAATCTGGTGATTTCGGGAGGTTTCATTGCTTTTTACGAGCATGCCCATAACGGCCCGGTAGAAGCCTGGTACGGTTTTCAGGAAATGTGGAAGAAATTTAATTTTCAAGTGGGCTTTTTAGTTGTGGGTTTACTTTTTCCGTTAATTCTTAGCGGTTATATGTTCTTTACCGGAAACTTTTTGTCCTGGGGATTTGGGGCCCTTGCGGTTGCTCAACTAATTGGCGGCTTTGCTTTAAGAAACTGCCTGTTAAAACACGGTTACCATACTTATCCCTGGCCGTATTAA
- the cobT gene encoding nicotinate-nucleotide--dimethylbenzimidazole phosphoribosyltransferase, whose protein sequence is MLTEVLNQIGDLYPEPMVKAQKHLDSLIKPPGSLGVLEEMAVKLAGITGELAPNLSRKTVVVIAGDHGITEHGVSVAPVEVTAQMTRCFLEGIAGINVLSRHTGVEVKVVDMGVRAELNLPGLIVKKVRSGTSDFTQGPAMTREEALQAIMAGVDVAQDLIAQGSKVLITGDMGIGNTTPSAAILAVLMDIPVEQAVGRGTGIKAEILQKKIEVIKKGLRINQPDKNDAVDVLAKVGGFEIGGLAGLILGAAARRVPVVIDGFISSAAAMLAVSLNSKTKNFLFPSHLSDEPGHKLMMEYLGLTPYLHLKMRLGEGTGGVFGAFFLEAATKVMREMGSFASSEVSALLEERMA, encoded by the coding sequence ATGTTAACGGAAGTTTTAAACCAGATTGGGGATCTTTACCCGGAGCCTATGGTAAAAGCACAAAAGCACTTAGACAGCCTGATTAAACCGCCGGGAAGCCTTGGAGTCCTGGAGGAAATGGCGGTAAAATTAGCCGGGATTACCGGAGAGCTTGCGCCGAATTTAAGCAGGAAAACGGTGGTAGTTATAGCCGGCGACCACGGAATAACCGAACATGGGGTGAGCGTTGCTCCCGTGGAAGTAACAGCCCAGATGACCCGCTGTTTTCTTGAAGGTATAGCGGGAATTAACGTTTTATCCCGGCATACCGGGGTAGAAGTTAAGGTTGTAGATATGGGAGTCAGGGCGGAGCTTAACTTACCCGGGCTTATCGTTAAAAAAGTACGTTCCGGTACGTCTGACTTTACCCAAGGCCCGGCCATGACCCGGGAGGAAGCCCTACAAGCCATAATGGCCGGGGTAGATGTTGCCCAGGATTTAATCGCTCAAGGAAGCAAGGTTTTAATTACCGGGGATATGGGCATCGGCAATACTACACCTTCGGCAGCGATTTTAGCGGTTTTAATGGATATTCCAGTAGAGCAGGCGGTAGGTCGGGGAACGGGGATTAAAGCTGAAATCTTACAAAAGAAAATAGAGGTAATCAAAAAAGGGTTAAGGATTAATCAGCCGGATAAAAACGATGCGGTTGATGTCCTTGCTAAAGTTGGCGGTTTTGAAATTGGTGGCCTTGCCGGCCTAATATTAGGGGCAGCAGCCCGGAGGGTGCCGGTAGTTATAGATGGGTTTATTTCTTCCGCGGCGGCAATGTTAGCCGTTTCTCTAAATTCAAAGACTAAAAACTTCCTTTTTCCTTCCCACTTATCCGACGAACCGGGCCATAAGCTGATGATGGAATACCTGGGGTTAACCCCTTATCTTCATCTAAAGATGCGCCTTGGGGAAGGAACCGGGGGAGTTTTTGGAGCCTTTTTCCTGGAAGCCGCTACCAAAGTCATGCGGGAAATGGGAAGTTTTGCATCGAGCGAAGTTTCAGCCTTACTGGAAGAAAGAATGGCTTAA